A window of Staphylococcus sp. 17KM0847 contains these coding sequences:
- a CDS encoding ferredoxin: protein MAKYTIVDMDTCIACGACGAAAPDIYDYDDEGIAYVILDDNQGTTPVPEELYEDLEDAFEGCPTDSIKVEEETFDGDALKFE, encoded by the coding sequence TTGGCTAAGTATACGATTGTCGATATGGATACTTGTATCGCATGTGGTGCTTGTGGTGCAGCAGCTCCAGACATCTATGACTATGATGATGAAGGTATTGCATACGTTATTTTAGACGATAACCAAGGCACAACACCTGTACCAGAAGAGTTATATGAAGATTTAGAAGATGCTTTTGAAGGCTGCCCTACTGACTCCATTAAAGTCGAAGAAGAGACTTTTGATGGCGATGCATTAAAATTTGAATAA
- a CDS encoding response regulator: MTKEILVVDDEHRIRKLLRLFLEREGYEIVEASDGREALDLATKYDYACILLDLMLPEMDGIEVATRLRETKDTPIIMLTAKGEENNRVEGFESGADDYIVKPFSPREVVLRLKALLRRTQSATTEQNEPHARDMIEFEHLVIDNDAHKVLADDTPVNLTPKEYELLIFLAKTPNKVFDREQLLKEVWHYEFYGDLRTVDTHVKRLREKLNRVSTDAALMIQTVWGVGYKFEVSQTDETSK, from the coding sequence GTGACTAAAGAGATATTAGTCGTTGATGATGAACATCGTATTAGAAAATTATTAAGGTTATTTCTTGAAAGAGAAGGTTATGAAATTGTAGAAGCAAGTGACGGGCGTGAAGCACTGGATTTAGCAACAAAATATGACTATGCCTGTATCTTGCTCGACTTGATGTTGCCCGAGATGGATGGTATTGAAGTTGCCACGCGCTTGCGTGAAACAAAAGATACCCCCATTATTATGTTGACTGCTAAAGGTGAAGAGAATAACCGTGTTGAAGGGTTTGAATCTGGGGCCGATGATTATATCGTTAAACCTTTTTCACCACGTGAAGTTGTATTACGTCTCAAAGCGCTCTTAAGACGGACACAATCAGCAACAACAGAGCAAAACGAACCACATGCAAGAGATATGATTGAATTTGAACATCTCGTTATTGACAATGATGCACATAAAGTTCTTGCTGATGACACACCAGTCAATTTAACACCTAAAGAGTATGAACTGCTCATCTTTTTAGCAAAAACGCCTAATAAAGTTTTTGACCGAGAGCAATTACTCAAAGAAGTATGGCACTATGAATTTTATGGTGATTTACGTACCGTAGATACCCATGTAAAACGCTTGCGTGAAAAGTTAAATCGTGTTTCGACAGATGCTGCTTTAATGATTCAAACCGTATGGGGTGTCGGTTATAAATTTGAAGTATCACAAACAGATGAAACGTCTAAATAG
- a CDS encoding ATP-dependent DNA helicase RecQ, whose product MLKQALQQYFGFDDFRPGQESIIQHVLDEHNVLGILPTGSGKSLCYQLPTYIKRKPTLIISPLISLMDDQVMQMKMKGEHRVVSIHSGMETYERQLAFQRIHTSRFIFVSPEFILQSHHFEQFQTIDFGLIVLDEVHCLSEWGFDFRPHYALIGDIIQHYQQATVLALTATATPHLQRDVEFITGRLFHTLQSSMDRSNIMLSVKHMNSYDEKITWILEHISTSGPTIIYVSSKKICLELAEEIYKEGYLTGIYHSDLSYQERHTVQQQFLNNDIRIIVATSAFGMGVNKSDIRTVIHFHIPPSPSNYLQEIGRAGRDGQQSQAIALYQYDDQFLMEMLGVGNIIHDEDISLYEQGELIDFEKKHILDLLNVRYSTQQLKQIFQHNFQQKQRAYQYMLNYATTTICRRSYLLQFFDMSKETHTLCCDLCDNLTMIDIPNKKKVKRALTFEEKLKSLFN is encoded by the coding sequence ATGCTTAAACAAGCACTTCAACAGTACTTTGGATTTGATGACTTTCGCCCAGGTCAAGAAAGTATTATTCAACATGTGCTTGATGAACATAATGTATTAGGGATTTTGCCAACAGGAAGTGGCAAAAGTTTATGTTATCAATTACCAACATATATTAAGAGAAAACCCACATTAATCATATCTCCTTTAATATCATTGATGGATGATCAAGTGATGCAAATGAAGATGAAGGGTGAACATCGCGTTGTTTCTATTCATTCTGGTATGGAAACTTATGAGCGTCAACTTGCGTTTCAACGTATCCATACATCACGTTTTATTTTTGTAAGTCCTGAATTTATTTTACAATCTCATCATTTTGAACAGTTTCAAACGATTGATTTCGGTTTGATTGTATTGGATGAAGTACATTGCTTATCTGAATGGGGATTTGACTTTAGACCTCATTACGCATTAATTGGAGATATTATTCAGCATTACCAACAAGCTACTGTTCTCGCACTAACTGCTACCGCAACACCACATTTACAGCGTGATGTTGAATTTATTACTGGACGTTTATTTCATACTTTGCAGTCATCTATGGATCGCTCGAATATTATGCTATCCGTTAAACATATGAACAGTTATGATGAGAAAATAACATGGATTTTAGAACACATTTCAACCTCTGGACCCACGATTATTTATGTTTCTTCTAAAAAGATATGCTTAGAACTTGCTGAAGAAATTTATAAGGAAGGCTATCTTACAGGGATTTACCACAGTGATTTGAGCTATCAAGAACGCCATACCGTACAACAACAATTTTTAAATAATGATATTCGTATTATTGTTGCAACCAGTGCTTTTGGTATGGGTGTGAATAAATCTGATATTCGAACGGTCATTCATTTCCATATTCCACCTAGTCCGTCAAATTATTTACAAGAAATTGGTAGAGCGGGACGTGATGGTCAACAAAGTCAAGCTATTGCACTATATCAATATGATGACCAATTTTTAATGGAGATGTTAGGGGTAGGTAATATTATCCATGATGAAGATATTTCTCTTTATGAACAAGGAGAACTTATAGACTTCGAAAAAAAACATATATTAGATCTTTTAAATGTGCGTTATAGTACCCAACAGCTCAAACAAATTTTTCAGCATAATTTCCAACAAAAGCAACGTGCATATCAATATATGCTGAATTACGCTACGACAACAATATGTAGAAGATCGTATCTCTTACAGTTTTTTGATATGTCAAAAGAAACACATACACTTTGTTGTGATCTGTGTGATAACCTTACAATGATAGACATACCCAATAAGAAAAAAGTAAAAAGAGCGTTAACATTTGAAGAAAAGCTTAAAAGTTTATTTAATTAG
- a CDS encoding helix-turn-helix domain-containing protein, whose translation MKSIITFAYQHANPHKSKKSIFNIITGKKSHQTFFDATSLEMLSLYGCAPTLTYDNFESIIKSTHPHISLPLQNHAPYAILQQTFTALQLLIQTLSYAKHGHMSFVPITSQIAVHQTVRRIYHHFHLKTHIQDVEDELYLLFQCLNAKHENSTAHYYLTGYDEAMYTTKQVSLVTQQDMTTLTQIHYTDIVYLYDLLRDNTQFPILTYCLMHVPLSHTLMRTFVLLNQGRSIHDIAEQTHRTENTIHDHILALFIHNYIQDYTPYLMHNMIDFIQFYNQHPYQKLRFYKENFEHLSYFEIKLAIIGIAKGDLHA comes from the coding sequence ATGAAATCTATTATAACTTTTGCATATCAGCATGCAAATCCCCATAAAAGCAAAAAAAGCATCTTTAATATTATCACAGGGAAAAAGTCACATCAAACGTTTTTTGATGCAACGTCCTTAGAAATGCTGAGTTTATATGGATGTGCACCTACGCTTACTTATGACAACTTTGAATCAATTATTAAAAGTACGCATCCACACATCTCATTGCCACTTCAAAACCATGCACCCTACGCCATATTACAGCAAACGTTCACAGCATTACAATTACTCATACAAACATTGTCATATGCAAAACACGGGCATATGTCCTTTGTCCCTATTACCTCACAAATAGCAGTGCATCAAACTGTACGTCGTATATATCATCACTTTCATCTTAAAACACATATTCAAGATGTAGAAGATGAATTGTACCTGCTCTTTCAATGTTTAAACGCAAAACACGAGAACAGTACCGCGCATTATTATTTAACAGGTTATGATGAAGCGATGTATACAACAAAACAAGTCAGTCTTGTGACTCAACAAGATATGACCACTTTGACTCAAATACATTATACAGATATCGTGTATTTATATGATTTGCTTAGAGATAATACACAGTTTCCAATTTTGACATATTGTTTAATGCATGTACCACTGTCACACACGCTTATGCGTACATTTGTCTTATTAAACCAAGGACGATCTATTCACGATATTGCAGAACAGACTCATCGAACGGAAAATACGATTCATGATCATATTTTAGCATTATTTATACATAACTATATTCAAGACTATACACCATATCTAATGCATAATATGATTGATTTTATACAGTTTTATAATCAACACCCTTACCAGAAACTACGCTTTTACAAAGAAAACTTTGAACATTTAAGTTACTTTGAGATTAAACTTGCCATTATTGGTATTGCAAAGGGGGATTTACATGCTTAA
- a CDS encoding ATP-binding protein, giving the protein MKRLNSVVIKLWLTIILIVTTVLILLSAALITFIQYYFTQKTEQSLYENAENISAIIEKSKNRQLAIEHSEMLLEGNKGIIILPDNAKETSKKDEIKSQIQHVIKQDKQLNNVQTHHQKQLKHFTLEDNGKKRTYVLLGYPTKDNHGQSSAIYIYEDLKSIDDTNNVITIIILITAIIFLIISTIFAFFLSTRITHPLRQLKTQAQEVAKGHYDKHVPVQTKDEIGELATAFNQMSHNIQNHIDAITTSKNIRDTLINSMAQGVLGINHRRQIILSNYLAHKMMLEMTPEDKAQFDMQIDDTFASRKTEYREYEMNQHFYVVVMSYIDRIQTNRESGLVVVIRDMTNEHHMEQMKKDFIASVSHELRTPISLLQGYTESIVDGIVTEPDEIHEFLLIVLDETKRLSRLVNELLNVAKIDAEGINITKEIRPMSELVNKMSIKYRQQSSELKLTLDFQQDGAIAKNWYYDFDRMEQVLTNLVDNASRYTRPNDQIMIYAHETEQYQILTVEDTGVGIAPEHLEKVFDRFYKADAARKRGKQGTGLGLFITRMIVEAHGGTIHVNSTVNIGTTFTIALPKKK; this is encoded by the coding sequence ATGAAACGTCTAAATAGCGTTGTAATAAAACTGTGGTTAACTATTATATTAATAGTGACGACAGTTTTAATTTTACTAAGTGCAGCACTCATTACATTTATTCAATATTATTTCACGCAAAAAACAGAGCAGTCTTTATATGAAAACGCAGAAAATATTAGTGCCATTATTGAAAAAAGTAAAAATCGACAACTTGCTATCGAACATAGTGAAATGTTACTAGAAGGCAATAAAGGTATTATTATTTTACCTGATAATGCGAAAGAAACATCAAAAAAAGATGAAATCAAATCACAAATTCAACATGTCATTAAGCAAGACAAACAGCTCAATAATGTTCAAACACATCACCAAAAGCAGCTCAAACATTTCACATTAGAGGACAACGGTAAAAAGCGGACGTATGTTTTGTTGGGTTATCCAACAAAAGATAATCATGGACAATCATCTGCGATATATATTTACGAAGATTTGAAAAGTATTGATGATACAAATAATGTAATTACAATCATTATTCTTATTACAGCTATTATTTTCTTAATCATCTCGACAATATTTGCTTTCTTCTTATCAACACGTATCACTCATCCATTGCGACAGTTGAAAACACAAGCACAAGAAGTTGCAAAAGGACACTATGATAAACACGTTCCTGTCCAAACAAAAGATGAGATTGGGGAGTTAGCAACAGCTTTTAATCAAATGAGCCACAATATTCAAAATCATATCGATGCTATTACAACATCTAAAAATATTCGAGATACTTTAATTAACTCAATGGCACAAGGCGTCTTAGGCATTAATCATCGCCGTCAAATTATTTTATCTAATTATTTGGCGCATAAGATGATGCTTGAAATGACACCAGAAGACAAAGCACAGTTTGATATGCAAATAGATGATACTTTTGCCAGTCGAAAAACAGAATATCGTGAATACGAGATGAATCAACATTTTTATGTTGTTGTCATGAGTTATATTGATCGTATTCAAACGAATAGAGAAAGTGGACTTGTTGTTGTAATTCGAGATATGACAAATGAACATCATATGGAACAAATGAAAAAAGATTTTATTGCGAGTGTATCGCATGAACTACGTACGCCTATCTCATTACTGCAAGGTTATACTGAATCTATTGTGGATGGTATTGTTACTGAGCCAGATGAAATACATGAATTTTTGCTTATAGTCCTTGATGAGACGAAACGATTGAGCCGATTAGTCAATGAATTATTAAATGTTGCAAAAATAGATGCTGAAGGTATTAATATTACAAAAGAAATACGCCCTATGTCGGAATTAGTCAATAAAATGTCGATAAAATACCGTCAGCAATCTTCAGAACTTAAACTCACACTTGACTTTCAACAAGATGGAGCGATAGCAAAAAATTGGTATTATGACTTTGATCGTATGGAGCAAGTTTTAACGAACCTTGTTGACAATGCCTCACGCTATACGCGTCCAAATGATCAGATTATGATTTATGCACATGAAACAGAGCAATATCAAATTTTAACTGTTGAAGATACTGGGGTAGGGATTGCACCCGAACATTTGGAGAAAGTTTTTGATCGCTTTTATAAAGCTGATGCTGCAAGGAAGCGTGGTAAACAAGGAACAGGACTGGGACTATTTATCACACGCATGATTGTAGAAGCACATGGGGGAACCATTCATGTCAATAGCACTGTGAATATCGGTACAACATTCACAATCGCATTGCCTAAAAAGAAATAA
- a CDS encoding ECF transporter S component has translation MQQTKQTRQLIIIGVLSAISFILMFIKFPLPFLPPYLTLDFSDVPALLATFTLGPIAGVLVEFIKNLLNFFFYMADPIGPLANFLAGSSLLLTAYSIYRKKRTTRMLILGLVAGTLIMTLVLSIMNYFVLLPLYGLIMNLSDVAQNLKVIVTAGIIPFNLIKGCIVSILFLMLYNRLKDVLKL, from the coding sequence GTGCAACAAACTAAACAAACGCGCCAATTAATTATTATTGGTGTGTTGAGTGCCATTTCGTTTATTTTAATGTTTATTAAATTCCCATTACCGTTTTTACCACCATATCTGACATTGGACTTTAGTGATGTACCTGCACTACTTGCTACGTTTACATTAGGTCCTATCGCAGGGGTACTTGTTGAGTTCATCAAAAACTTACTCAATTTCTTTTTCTATATGGCTGACCCTATTGGTCCTTTAGCTAACTTTTTAGCAGGAAGTAGCCTATTATTAACAGCGTATAGTATTTATCGTAAAAAACGAACAACACGCATGTTAATACTTGGTTTAGTAGCCGGGACACTCATCATGACACTTGTTTTAAGTATTATGAATTATTTTGTGCTACTCCCGCTGTATGGTTTGATTATGAACTTATCTGATGTTGCCCAAAATTTAAAAGTGATTGTCACAGCAGGAATTATTCCCTTTAATTTAATTAAAGGGTGCATTGTTTCAATATTATTCCTTATGTTATATAATCGTTTAAAAGATGTGCTCAAACTATAA